GACCACTTCGCCGCGCATCCGGCCGCGGCTGAACACCGCCGTCGGCATGCCGAACAAAAGTCGAATGAAATGGGCATCGTGAATGTGCAAGTCCAAGAGTGGCCCGCCAATTTTTTCGGGCTTGTAATAATCCGGCAGCCAGAGCGGATCGGAAATGACCCGCTTGAAATGCCCTCCGAGCAATTTCCCATACTTGCCCTTGCGGACGGCTTCTAAAGCAAACGCGTATTCGGGAAAAAATGGCAGCACGTGTCCGATGCAGAGCAGCTTCTTCGCCGCCGCGGCCGACTTCACCATCCGCTGCGCATCGGCTACCGTCAGCGCGATCGGCTTTTCGCAAAACACATGCTTGCCCGCCTTCGAGGCCGCCACCGCGGCATCGGCATGCATCGCTGGCGGCAGGCACAAATCGACAACGTCGAGCTTCTCGTCGGCCAGCATCTCCTCCAATCGGTGATACTTCCGCAGGCTGGTCAAGTCCATGACTTTTCCTGGCGGTCCAAAGTTTCCCTTGATGTCGCGCCAATCTCCCGCCAGCCGCTTCGCATTGGGTTCGCACAATGCCGTCACCCGCACGCCCGGCACGCGCTGG
The Pirellulales bacterium genome window above contains:
- a CDS encoding Gfo/Idh/MocA family oxidoreductase — encoded protein: MLHVGIAGIGFMGMIHYLAYQRVPGVRVTALCEPNAKRLAGDWRDIKGNFGPPGKVMDLTSLRKYHRLEEMLADEKLDVVDLCLPPAMHADAAVAASKAGKHVFCEKPIALTVADAQRMVKSAAAAKKLLCIGHVLPFFPEYAFALEAVRKGKYGKLLGGHFKRVISDPLWLPDYYKPEKIGGPLLDLHIHDAHFIRLLFGMPTAVFSRGRMRGEVVEFLETQFICSDSSQVVTATSGVILQQGRAFTHAYEIHLEKATLLFDFAVIDGQPHVATPVSVLDDKGQVQQPKLGSGDPVDAFAAELKEVAKSVKSGKPSAILGGDLAADAITLCQKQAQSVASGKLVKV